The stretch of DNA AGTGTTATCATTGTACCAGGCATTATAGAGCATTAAGGCAGTTGCATGTTTTTGATTACCGCTGTGTGCGACCAAGTAACAAATTGTGTATTTTGAAGTGTGTTTGATTGTAAAAGACAAAAAACAGTGTTTTCAAAAATAAACGGTAGTCTTATTTTGTCTCGAGATGGAACGCCCTCCCAAGACAGTTAACGGCAAGGGAGATAACAACTCTGACACTCCCCGCTACCGGGACACTGGAAACGGAGATCAATACTCTATGACAAAATGAGTTACCATTAAAAGACAAAGAGGAAGGTGTGTCCAGTAGTGATTCATTAATTGTCTTATCGATCTATCTAAGTTTTATTTTCCAAGCGATACATACCCGACGGGCAGAGTAGTGAGACTAAGTTGACTAAAGGTCTTCACACTTTAAACTAGATACATCACAGAGGGGAAATACTCAACCACAGGGAAATCATATAGAGACTGGTAGGACTAGTGCTTAATAACAACTCAAGGATCAATTAGTGGTGAAACAAAGAGTCTAGAGGATAAACGTGGGGTTCACACATCCCAGCTAGAGCTAGACCGTTGAGAGTGACAAGGCAAAAGACCTCTCTACGCGGACAACGTATCAATATAGAAAGAGAGGCAGGGCTACGCGAGCGGTCCTGGTTATACCGAGATAACCTGAAGTATCTATAGTGCCCTGTCCAATCCAGGGAACGGATTGGCCGGCACCCCGCTGCCGGCCAAGGGGCGGGGCCGAAGGTTTCGTATCGCGACAGTTTCATTGTCATTTGTTTGGAGCACTCCATGTGAGCATGTTCCTGGTTTCtctgataatgttgagggagcatgcatgCCTGACTACGCATCGTAGTACCTGGCCTGCTGCGCAGAAATGTAGGAAAGTGTTTTTCTAACATCCATTGCGaattataatacagtatattagAACTATAGTTCCTTACGGTAAGCTATTTCAAAAATCTTTCAAACAAGCTCCCCGTTGATAATCACCAATCCTCGATGTGAAAGAGCAATTGGAAGTTATGTGCCTATAGGCTATGAGTTCCATGCGATCTTTTCCTTAGTCACCAATGGATCAcggtgtatcaatgtgtccatatggaGGATGATGGTGATCTCTGATTAGTTGACTTttaaatgtttatcattttaattcAGATTTTTATGATAAACCAAATTAAAATGACTTTGAAACCGAATACATTATTCAAATACTACTGTTAcacgaaaatgtgcatatgaaaattcTAATTGGCACACAGAACAAGAGAAATGGTAAGATCAATtgtaagcttccccaaacttgaaacacCGCTGCCTATGAAGGCTTTATAATAGAATTCCCTCCACTTTTCAATGGTCGGTTTTgcctataggctactttgaagacatGCCTCATATCAAATAAaacattcaggtttcaaacaattatgcATTCAAAATGCATATTGGCTCCAGCTCACATTGTATGGTGGTGGGTGATGCGTTGATAGTGTTGGCTGCACCTGAGGCGCGCCTCAATAACCAGTtgaggaaaacattttttttgtgctATTTTTAATTATGCACAAAAGCTGTTTTCAGCATGTGTTTGCATTTAGAATGCTAAAAGCACATGTTCTACTCCAGCAGCATCAACTGTAGGAGCTGCAGGAGAAACCCCCTCCAGTGTAGGAGCTGCAGGAGAAACCCGCTCCAGTGTAGGAGCTGCAGGAGAAACCCCCTCCAGTGTAGAAGCTGCAGGAGAAACCCCCTCCAGTGTAGGAGCTGCAGGAGAAACCCAGTCCAGTGTAGGAGCTGCAGGAGAAACCCCGTCCAGTGTAGGAGCTGCAGGAGAAACCCCATCCAGTGTAGGCGCTGCAGGAGAACCCCCCCTCCACTTTAGGAGCTGCAGGACAAACCCCCTCCACTGTAGGAGTGCAGGAGAAACCCCCTCCACTGTAGGAGCTGCAGGAGAAACCCCCTCCACTGTAGGAGCTGCAGGAGTAACCCCCTCCACTGTTAGAGCTGCAGGAGAAATCCCCTCCACTGTAGGAGCTGCAGGACAAACCCCCTCCAGTGTAGGAGCTGCAGGAGAAACCCCCTCCACTGTAGGAGCTGCAGGAGAAACCCCCTCCAGTGTCGGAGCTGCAGGAGAAACCCCCTCCAGTGTAGGAGCTGCAGGAGAAACCCCCTCCACTGTTAGAGCTGCAGGAGAAACCCCCTCCGGTGTAGGAGCTGCAGGAGAAACCCCCTCCAGTGTAGGAGCTGCAGGAGAAACCCCCTCCACTGTAGGAGCTGCAGGAGAAACCCCCTCCACTGTAGGAGCTGCAGGACAAACCCCCTCCAATGTAGGAGCTGCAGGACAAACCCCCTCCACTGTAGGAGCTGCAGGAGAAACACCCACCACTGTTGGAGCTGCAGGAGAAATCCCCTCCACTGTAGGAGCTGCAGGAGAAACCCCCTCCACTGTAGGACCTGCACGATAAACCCCCTCCAGTGTGGAGCTGCAGGAGAAACTCCCACCACTGTTGGAGCtgcaggagaagggggagaggtcCAGGATTCAGCCAGTAGAGGGGACAGGACCAGGATTCAGCCAGTAGAGGGGACAGGTCCAGGGTTCAGCCTGCAGAGGGGACAGGTATAGGGTTCAGCCAGTAGAGGGGACAGGTCCAGGGTTCAGCCTGCAGAGGGGACAGGTCCAGGATTCAGCCAGTAGAGGGGACAGGTCCAGGGTTCAGCCAGTAGAGGGGACAGGTCCAGAGCCAGTAGAGGGGACAGGTTCAGGGTTCAGCCAGTAGAGGGGACAGGGCCAGAATTCAGCCAGTAGAGGGGACAGGTCCAGGATTCAGCCAGCAGAGGGGACAGGTTCAGGGTTCAGCCAGCAGAGGGGACAGGTCCAGGGTTCAGCCAGCAGAGGGGACAGGTTCAGGGTTCAGCCAGCAGAGGGGACAGGTCCAGGATTCAGCCAGTAGAGgggacagatccagagacagtaGAGGGGACAGGTCcagggtttaaaaaaaatatatatatttcacctttatttaaccaggtaggctagttgagaacaagttctcatttgcaactgcgacctggccaagataaagcatagcagtgtgagcagacaacacagagttacacatggagtaaacaattaacaagtcaataacacaataggaagaaaaaaaggggagtctatatacattgtgtgcaaaaggcatgaggaggtaggcgaaaaaattacaattttgcagattaacactggagtgataaatgatcagatggttatgtacaggtagagatattggtgtgcaaaaaagcagaaaagtaaataaataaaaacagtatggggatgaggtaggtaaaaaagggtgggctatttgccgatagactatgtacagctgcagcgatcggttagctgctcagatagcagatgtttgaatttggtgagggagataaaagtctccaacttcagcgatttttgcaattcgttccagtcacaggcagcagagaactggaacgaaaggcggccaaatgaggtgttggctttagggatgatcagtgagatgcacctgctggagatggtgctacggatgggtgttgccatcgtgaccagtgaactgagataaggcggagctttacctagcatggacttgtagatgacctggagccagtgggtctggcgacgaatgtGTAGCGAGGGACAGCCGACTAGAgcgtacaagtcgcagtggtgggtggtgtaaggtgctttagtgacaaaacggatggcactgtgataaactgcatccagtttgctgagtagggtgttggaaaattttttgtagatgacatcgccgaagtcgaggatcggtaggatagtcagttttactagggtaagtttggcggcgtgagtgaaggaggctttgttgcggaatagaaagccgactcttgatttgatttccgattggagatgtttgatatgagtctggaaggagagtttacagtctagccagacacctaggtacttatagatgtccacatattcaaggttggaaccatccagggtggtgatgctggtcaggcgtgcgggtgcaggcagcgaacggttgaaaagcatgcattgggttttactagcgtttaagagcagttggaggccacggaaggagtgttgtatggcattgaagctcgtttggaggttagatagcacagtgtccaaggacgggccggaagtatatagaatggtgtcgtctgcatagaggtggatcagggaatcgcccgcagcaagagcaacatcattgatatatacagaaaaaagagtcggcccgaggattgaaccctgtggcacccccatagagacatcCAGAGggccggacagcatgccctccgatttgacacactgaactcggtctgcaaagtaattggtgaaccaggcaaggcagtcaacccgaaaaaccgaggctactgagtctgccgataagaatatggtgattgaccgagtcgaaagccttggcaaggtcaatgaagacggctgcacagtactgtcttttatcgatggcggttatgatatcgtttagtaccttgagcgtggctgaggtgcacccgtgaccggctcggaaaccagattgcacagcggagaaggtacggtgggattcgagatggtcagtgacctgtttgttgacttggctttcgaagaccttagataggcagggcaggatggatataggtctgtaacagtttgggtccagggtgtctccccctttgaagagggggatgactgcggcagctttccagtccttggggatctcagacgatatgaaagagaggttgaacaggctggtaataggggttgcgacaatggcggcggatagtttcagaaatagagggtttgattgtcaagcccagctgatttgtacgggtccaggttttgcagctctttcaaaacatctgctatctggatttgggtaaaggagaacctggagaggcttgggcgagtagctgcgggggggcggagctgttggccgaggttggagtagccaggcggaaggcatggccagctgttgagaaatgcttgttgaagttttcgataatcatggatttatcggtggtgaccgtgttacctagcctcagtgcagtgggcagctgggaggaggtgctcttgttctccatggacttcacagtgtcccagaactttttggagttggagctacaggagggGACAGGTCCAGGATTCAGCCAGTAGAGGGGACAGGTCCACAATTCAGCCAGTAGAGGGGACAGGTCCAGAGCCAGTATAGGGGCAGGTCCAGAGCCAGCAGAGGGGACAGGTCCAGAGCCAGTAGAGGGGACAGGTCCAGAGCCAGTAGAGGGGACAGGTCCAGGGTTCAGCCAGTAGAGGGTAGCAGAGTATTGAATGCAcccagctgtctgtttgaactactgggaCACCGCTCAGACACCTTTGCTTACCCCACAAGACAAGTCTAGAACAGACTAttggaggtgcacagtactacatagagccatgacaagcagtaaaatcagatttaaaaaacagatcaaATAAACATTacggaacagcagggactgtgaagaaacccaaacataggcacagacacgtGCAAagacacacgataacatacacacacatggatttagaACTGTAGATATgcggtggagtaggggcctgagggcacacagtgtgttgtgaaatctgtgaatggaTTGTAgcgtttttaaaattgtataaactgccttaattttgctgcaCCGCAGGATgagtaatggggatccataataaatacaaatacagatCCGGGGCTCAGCCAGCAGGGGGCAGCAGAGACGACAGGTCTCAGAGCTTTACCTCAAGACCCAGCTCAAACCCCATCACAACACCATGACGTGCTTCAGCACCAACCCCAGCTTCAACAGCACCCCTCACACCAACACCAGCTTCAACAGCACCCCTCACACCAACACCAGCCTCAACACGACCCCTCACACCAACACCAACCTCAACACGACCCCTCACACCAATGCCAGCCTCAACAGGACCCCTCACACCAACGCCAGCCTCAACAGGACCCCTCACACCAACGCCAGTCTCAACAGGACCCCTCACACCAACGCCAGCCTCAACACGGACCTTCACACCAACGCCAGCCTCAACAGGACCCCTCACACCAACTCCAGCCTCAACACGACCCCTCACACCAACACCAGCCTCAACAGGACCCCTCACACCAACACCAGCCTCAACAGGGCCCCTCACACCAATGCCAGCCTCAACAAGGACCTTCACACCAACACCAGCCTCAACAGGACCCCTCACACCAACGCCAGCCTCAACACGACCCCTCACACCAACACTAGCCTCAACAGGACCCCTCACACCAACGCCAGCCTCAACAGGACCCCTCACACCAACACCAGCCTCAACACGACCCCTCACACCAAGACCAGCCTCAACAGGACCCCTCACACCAACGCCAGCCTCAACAAGACCCCTCACACCAACGCCAGCTTCAACACGACCCCTCACACCAACACCAGCCTCAACAGGACCCCTCACACCAACGGCAGCCTCAACAGGAGCCCTCACACCAAAGCCAGCCTCAACAGGACCTGTTCCATTCATATACTAACCAGATCATTTCTAGTCCCCCAGTGGAGAAACCTGTCTTTTCTCTATCTTCCACTCCTGTCAGGTTGAACTTGAGCAGTAACTTCCGGTGAGCCTCCATGGGTCACCACGGCAACCCTAGCCACCTCCCTAGAGCTAGTCACTGGATATGTGTTTAGCAAATATTTATACTACATGAAACTTATCTTCAAAATAAAGAAAGGATGAAATAATATAATTGAGCAGTATAGTTAGTATGTTAAATTTAAAATAATATGACACATGAAATATAGAACGTAtatcattaaaaatatatatatatttgacatttCATACTTGTGCACATTTTTCTGAAACAAACAATTGTATTTTCCAGATCATAGTGGGGGGCAATAAAGTACCATTTAAAAACACCCACAAGTTGCTATGAGACAAGGCCAGGGCAATGAAATAGACTGTGCATTACAGAGTAAAGAAATTGTAATATGAACGGGTTTACTgaatgagtttgagtttgagtttgtttGCTGATACCTCGGAGGACAAGTAAAATACCAGGTGTAATGCAGGATGTCCTGAAACAAAGTTACTATATGGCCACTATGCTGCAGCACACTATGCATTAGGAAATGGACAGAGCAAATATCAAATTACACCCTAATCCCCAGACAGAAACCCTCCAAACATTCACACCATGTTCTTCTATGCAGTCAAGGTAAATGGCAACTAGGACATTTCCTTCTGTGAACTCATTCCCAAAGGTGAACAATGCTGTTAGGAGCCACTGAACAGACTAACCTTAGCTGGAAAGTGATGCCACAACTTTATTTCAGTTACTCAGATGCATTAACACAGTCAGACTAGAGGATGTTAAAACACTCATGTCTCTTCTCAGGGAGCCGTGAGAAGCAGGTTGAGTGGGAGAGAACGACCAAGTGTTGGTAAATCCACCAGTCTGACAATCTGTCAAAGTGTTGGTAAATCTACCAGTCTGACAATCTGTCACAACAAAGTGTTGGACAAACTACCAGTCTGACAATCTGTCAAAGTGTTGGCAAATCTACAAGTGTGACAATTTATGGAGACATAAGAGGACTGTGTAGTTTGGTatcaagtgtgtgtgtaatagcTAACTTCTGCAGTAGGTTACTCTAGACAATCATCTCCAGCTGCCGTGCATACTCTATGACTTGTGAAGCCAGCTCGGTGGAGGGAGAGTTGACTTCCTCTGTCCTCTGCTGTTGGCTACTGAATGAGTAGTAACCACCTGGGCTCTGGGTCCAGCCCCGCTGTAAAACACAGACGCATATTTAATACGATGAGAGGTTCTGGGTCCAGCCACCGCTGTAAATCACATACACAAATTTAATACGATGAGAGGTTCTGGGTCCAGCCACCGCTGTAAATCACATACACAAATTTAATACGATGAGAGGTTCTGGGTCCAGCCACCGCTGTAAATCACATACACAACTTTAATATGATGAGAGGTTCTGGGTCCAACCTcgctgtaacacacagacacaactgtAATATGATGAGACTGGACTAAACTCAAGTTCTAAGGATCGGCCGTTCTTTAAAGCTAACTCCTATGGTCCTTTGTCAAGCACAAACAGATTTTGGACCAGGCTAGTGTTCAGTAGGGTTACAACAGAGTAGAGCAGATATTAATTAAACTCTGTCATGTTGTTTGTGCAGGAGAAGAAAAGCACTCTGGTAGTTTCATTGAAATGGATCTGTT from Oncorhynchus kisutch isolate 150728-3 linkage group LG15, Okis_V2, whole genome shotgun sequence encodes:
- the LOC116353728 gene encoding loricrin-like; translation: MGFELGLELQQWWEFLLQLHTGGGLSCRSYSGGGFSCSSYSGGDFSCSSNSGGCFSCSSYSGGGLSCSSYIGGGLSCSSYSGGGFSCSSYSGGGFSCSSYTGGGFSCSSYTGGGFSCSSNSGGGFSCSSYTGGGFSCSSDTGGGFSCSSYSGGGFSCSSYTGGGLSCSSYSGGDFSCSSNSGGGYSCSSYSGGGFSCSSYSGGGFSCTPTVEGVCPAAPKVEGGFSCSAYTGWGFSCSSYTGRGFSCSSYTGLGFSCSSYTGGGFSCSFYTGGGFSCSSYTGAGFSCSSYTGGGFSCSSYS